The Priestia megaterium NBRC 15308 = ATCC 14581 region AGTGTTTCGAGCGCTTTTATCATAAAGCAAGTTGCCGAATGGATCTGCTTTTTTTGCATACACAAAAGCAACGTCGGCTGTGAGCGGCTTTTCCACTAAAAATGTCTTGCCGTCTATTTCCACTTTTTCTTTTCCAAATTGAATAATGTCATTTTCTATTCCTACATCAATCAGTACTCCTCCGAGTCCAACTCCTCCCGCTCGAATCCGTTCAGCAAGCGTTCCTTGAGGAGAAAACTCAACTTCCAGCTTTTCTTCTGTCATCAGCGTTCCAGCCACTGGGTTCGATCCAATATGAGAAGCAATGAGCTTTTGAATTCTTCCTTGGCTTACCAATTTTCCCGCACCAATATGAGGAAAGCCTGAATCATTACATATCAATGTAAAATTTGATTTTCCGCTTTCAATCAGACCATCAATGAGAGAAGGCGGGCTGCCTACTCCTCCAAATCCTCCTATCATCAGCGTAGCCGCATGATCCACGTATTCAATCGCTTGTTCCACAGTTGTGATCTTTTGAAATGAGTTTTCGACCTTTGTCACTCATTTCACCTCATTTCTCTGTTTTTCATTTTGCACTTCATGCAATGTTTTCGAAAGCAGATCGACCACTTCATCAAGCTGACGATGAGTAATCGTAAATGGCGGCGCAATAATAATACCGTCTCCTTCTACTCCGTCTGTTCCTGCTTGTGAAGGATAAAGGAGAAGACCATTTTTTTGGGCTTTACTTATTACGCGCGCCGTCATATTTTCCGAAGATGAAAAAGGCTCCTTCGTCTTTGGATTTTGCACAAGCTCAAGACCAACTAGTAAGCCTTTGCCACGTATATCACCAATAATAGGGTAAAGAAGTTGAAGCTTCTTCAATTCCCCTACTAAATAGTCTCCTTTCAGCGCTGCTTCTTGAACAAGATCATGCTTTTCAATATAGGTTAAAACAGCTATCCCTATAGCGGATGACAGCGGATTAGCGCTTAGCGTATGTCCGCTCATAATTAATTTGGATCCGTTCATGATAGGTTCAATCGTTTTGCTGCTAGCCAACGTAACGGCTATTGGCGTATATCCTGCTCCCACTCCTTTTCCAAGCGTCATGATGTCTGGTTTAACTCCCCAGTGCTCATACGCAAACATTACGCCTGTACGCCCAACTCCAGTCATGACTTCATCCGCAATCCATAACACATCATATTTATCGCAAATTTCTCTTATCACTTCATAATAACCGGGAGGAGGTGTAAGCGCTGCTCCGGCTGCTCCTACAATGGGCTCTGTAATAAAAGCAGCAATATGTTCAGGGCCGGTTCGTTTGATAACTGTTTCCAATTCGTTTGCGCAAGCAAGATTACAGGATGGATAGGTTTGATGAAACGGACATCGATAGCAATAAGGAGGCGAAACCGAAGGATAATCTTCAAGCAAAGACGAGAAGCGTTTTCGTCTTCCAACGTGCCCTGACATAGACAGAGCTCCTATTGTAATACCGTGATAGCTCATCCAGCGTGACAAAACCTTTGTTTTGGTTGGCTTCCCTTGCTCTTGAAAATGCTGAATTGCCGTTTTCATAGCCGTTTCAGTCGCTTCTGTCCCGCTGTTAACAAAAAAGCTCCACTGGAAATGATTGCTGCTTAATTCACATAGTTTCTTAGCTAAGGCTTCTGTTGGATCACTTGTAAACTGCGACCGATATACAAACGCAACTTTCTGTGCCTGATCGGTCATCGCATCAATAATTTCTTTTACGCCGTGTCCGATACTTGCTGTAACTGCCCCCGACGAAGCATCTATGTACCTTTTTCCATCTTGGTCGTACAAATAAATTCCTTTTCCATATGAAATAACTGGGTAGTCGTCGTCGAGCAGCGGCTTTATTACATGAGTTTTATTCATTTCCGCACTCTCCTTTCAAACATACACTCTTATTAAACTGTATGCTGAAATGAAGAGTTTCTTGCCAATAAAAAAAGCCCTAGCATATAGCTAGAGCTTTTACGCTTATTAAGCTGATTGCGTTACAGATTTATCGATACGTTTTGCTTCTGACTCAGCCACAATAACGGCACACGCAGCGTCTCCCGTAATATTTACAGATGTACGAAGCATGTCAAGCAAGCGATCAATTCCAATAATCAATCCGATACCTGCTACAGGCAAGCCAACCGAACTCAATACCATTGCTAGCATAATGAGACCAACTCCCGGCACACCTGCTGTACCAATACTAGCAAGCACCGCTGTCAATACAACCGTCACAAGAGCACCCAGCGACAGGTCAACGCCGTATACTTGTGCAATAAAAATAGTCGCTACACCTTGCATAATTGCCGTTCCATCCATGTTAATGGTAGCACCTAATGGCTGGACAAAACTGCTGATGGACTCCGGGACACGAAGATTTTTTTGAGCCACATTCATTGAAATCGGAAGCGTTGCATTACTGCTTGATGTACTGAATCCAACTGTCATGGCAGGAGCAAAACCTTTAAAAAATTCAATAGGATTACGTCTGGCCATAAGAGCGACTGATCCCCCATATGTTACGATCGAATGGATAAACAGTGCGAGCACGACTACAATCATGTACAGCCCCATCGCTTTAATTGCCTCCCAGCCTTGACTTCCAACCGCGGTTGCAAGAAGCCCAAATGTTCCGTAAGGAGCAAACTTCATCACTAGATTTACAAGATACATCATCAATTCATTGCCTTGCTCAAGTAAATTGTAAAGCCCTTTTGTTTTACTTCCAAGCATCGTAATACCAAAACCGATAAAGATAGAAAAAACGATAAGTTGAAGCATATTCCCTTCAGCCATCGCTTGAATTGGGTTGACTGGAATCATATTTAAGAATGTCTCTCCAACCGGCGGTGCTTTTTCGGCTTCAAAAGAAGCGTTTTTTGTATCAAAAGATCCAAACGTACCCGGTTTAATTGCATATGCTAAAATTAAACCAATAATAATCGCAACGGTTGTTGTAACTAGGAAGTAGGAAACTGTTTTAGCCCCGATTCTTCCTAGTTTTTTAGGATCTCCTAAACCTGCTACACCTAACGTGATAGAGAAAAACACAATTGGTACAACAAGCATTTTAATTAAGCTTAAGAAAATTTGGCCAAGCGGTGTAAACAAGTACTTGTCCAGCGAAGCAAAAGCACTTGGAGCAAAAGCATTGATCAACACTCCTACAACAGCACCAGCAATTAGCGCGATAATAATCTTTGTCGATAGCTTCATAGATTTACCTCCCATAAATAAATTATATTAGAATGATTCTAACTACCATACTTATTTTACCATGCATTGAGAGCGATAACACTCAAAATATACAATATATTAAAAATTTTCAGATTAATAGTTTAGGAATATTTTTAGCTATACAAAAAACCATGAGAATATCATGGTTTCATAGACCTGTTATTCCCTCACTGAATGCTTACGGAGTTAGCTGTCGGATTCGGGTACGTGAGTTACCCTACTTGATTTATTCAAGATTCACCCCAAGTACACTACGCACAAATATGGGTCCCCCGTTCTCTTATAAAACAAAAGAGATTAAGCAAATAATTTTCTTTAATATTTTTTCATGATAATAATTCTTACTTTAATTAAAATTCATTTTATATGTTTCTGTCAAGTTTTTATTCAAAAATAATGCAGGATTTTATCATAAAAAGTTGAGAATTGTTATATTTTAAAATATTTACATCATATTTCAATAAACCACAAACAGTTATTTAACAAGACTTAAAATCTAATGGATAAAAAATTAATTCAAAAAATAGTTTGTAAAGTGAACTTTCTTCTCATTAAATTACATTCATAAATTTGCATAATTATTCTAACACCCGCGTACTTTACTGCTTTCATAAATATTTTACTCAACAAAAAATAACTCTTTCCAACTGTTGATTTTATCCTTGTATTGCTTGATATACCCTCCCTGAAATTTCACTGAATTTATTGATGCAAAGAAATGGACATTGTCAATTCGCCTTATTCTATTTAATTCGGCTCACGATAGAAGGATGTATTCCGTCATACTTTTTAAAAAAGAGCGGGTAATTATCATATAAAACTATCGGAGTTTGAGCGGTACAAGTTCTTTACTTTTTACTTAGTCGCTTTCGTTATTTAACATATATAAAAAAAGAGGCCGTGACGGCCTCTTTTTTTATACAGTAACAGGTTCAGAACTTGCTTTGCGATTCTTTAATTTTTCAACAATGTCACGTGCTACCCACACACCGCACGCACTTGCCTGCGCGAGTCCTCGCGTAATACCAGCTCCGTCTCCTCCCACGTATAAACCGGAAATTTCAGTTTCAAACTTATCATTTAACTTCGGACGGGCGGAGTAAAATTTCGCTTCCACACCGTAAAACAGCGTATGTTCAGATGCTAACCCAGGCGTTACATGATCCAGTGCTTCTGTCATTTCAATTAAGCTTTTCATCGTATTGTAAGGAAGCACTAAGCCTAAGTCACCCGGTACAGCTTCTTTTAACGTTGGTTCTAAAAAGCCCTCTTTAATTCGAGTCGCTGTTGAACGACGGCCCTTTAAAATATCTCCATACTTTTGAACAACTAGGCCCCCGTTTGACAGCATATTAGCTAATCTTGATACTTCATGCGCATATTCGTTCGGCTGATCAAATGGATCCGAAAATTTATGAGAAACAAGCAGCGCAAAGTTCGTATTTTGACTTCCAAGCTTCGGATCTTTGTATGCGTGTCCATTTGCTAACATAATACCTGAATGATTCTCTACTACCACATGTCCTGAAGGATTGCTGCAGAACGTTCTGACTCTTGTACCTACAGACGTATTATAAATGAATTTCCCTTCGTACAAGTGCTTGTTGATTTCTTCCATAACAACGTTAGATGTTTCGACTCGAACTCCGATGTCCACTTGATTGTTAATCATTTTTAAACGGCGTTTTTTTAGTAAGTCGCTCATCCACTTCGAGCCGTCTCGACCTGGTGAAACAACCACTTTATCAGCCGTAATTCTTTCACCATTCTTCAATTCGATACCGCGCACGATATGCTGACCGTCTTCTTTTTCTGTTATTAAATCGGCTACTTCCGTTTTATACTGCATATCAATTTTTTCTTTTAAGTATTCATAAATGCTTTTTAAAATTTCTAAATTTTGCTCTGTTCCTAAATGACGCACCTGGGCACGCAATAGCTTTAATCCTGCTGCGTATCCGCGTTTTTCAATTTCACGAACTTTATCAGTTAACGGATCCGTAATCGTATCGGTTGCTCCGTGTTTTAAATTAATTTCATCCACATATTTAATTAAATCTACCACCTGTGATTCAGACAGATAATCCGTCATCCAACCTCCAAATTCACTGGTGATATTAAATTTCCCGTCTGAATATGCGCCGGCTCCACCGAAACCATTTGTAATAGAACAAGCGGGCAAACAGCCAGCAAACTCTTTTTTGCCAACCGCAGGCGGACATTTTTTGATTTTTTTCTGAAGAATCGGACAATTACGTCGATAGATATCGTGTCCTTTATCGATTAATAAAATAGTTGCTTCCGGTAATTTTAACGTTAACTCATAGCAAGTAAAAATCCCAGCGGGTCCTGCCCCTACCACAATAACATCATAATTTGAGTTCATTGTACATTCTCCCATCATCTTTTTTTCTTTGGGTAAAAGATAAAAGTTATTGACCGAATTTTCTTTTTTTATTATCATTCGGTTATTTTCTAGCCATTTGATAATATATCAAAAACAAACCCTTTAGTCAACAATATACACGAACATTAAAATAAAATTTTAAAAAAACATTCGTTTTTATTCCAAGCAAATAAAAACCAGTGAACGAATAGCAAGCGCTATAAAATGTTCACTGGTTCTTTAATGTACGGAAGAGCAATTTCTACTTTTGTTCCTACTCCTACTTTACTCGCAAATGAAATATGCCCTTGATGCTGTTCGATTATTCGGTAGCTAATCATTAACCCTAGCCCCGTTCCTGTTTGTTTAGTGGAATAAAACGGTTCACCTAGCCGAGCTAAAGATTGCTCATCAATTCCACAGCCTTCATCCTCGATAATGACCATGCCGTATTCATTTCTTTTCTCAACGGTGACTTTAACTGTCCCTTTGCTCATTGACTCAAGCGCATTTTGAATTAAATTAATAAAAACTTGTTTAAGCGCATTTTCTTCACAAAAGATTGTAATCTCATCACTAATCTCATTAATAATACGACAGTTTTTATAATTGGCGTGTGTATCTAATAATAATGTCACATGACGTATGATTTGATTGAGACTTTTGGGGTGGTATGAATTTTCAATTTTAGGCTTGGCCAGCGTTAAAAATTCTTGAATAATGGATTCGACGCGATTCAATTCTTCAAGCATAATATCATTGTATTCTTCGTTGTACTGTTTCGATGCTTTTAACAGCTGAATAAACCCTTTAATCGCCGTCATTGGATTACGAATTTCATGTGCTACTCCTGCCGCTAACTTGCTCACCATTGTAAGCTTTTCAGATTTGCTTGCCATTTCATCATATTTTTTTCGATCCGTTACGTCGCGAATAATATACTGAATGGCATCCTGTCCTTCAAACTTAATTTTGGTTGCCGAAGATTCAATAATGACGACTCCTTTTTTAGTTAATAGTTTCACATCAACACGTGGCCTCACGGACATTCCATTCATCAGCTGAACCATTCGTTCTTTTACGATTTCTAAATGTTCGGGGTGAATAAAATGAAGCCAAGGACGCCCGATATACTCTTCTTTTTTCTCGCCGCCAAGAAGTTTAACACCAGCGGGATTCAAATATTGAATTCTGCCTTCTCTTGTTACAATAAATGCATCTTGACTTTGCTGGACAAACTGCTTATATTGCTTCATTTTTCGAATGACTTCCTCTTGCTTTTCAATACTTGAGGAAAACTCTTTCCACTGAACAACTAAGAGCGGAATATCCCCTTCCGTGCGTTGAATATGGATGTGCATCGGAAACTGCTGATCTACTTTTTTCTTAAGTAAAACAACTTCTTCCTCTTGCTTTCTTAACGGTTCCACTTCATGCTTTTCAATAAAAAAGCGATTTGGCTCTTCAAATACATTACAGGAAAGAAGTCGTTCTTCCGTCGTTTTAAAAAGATGGCAGCACGCTTCATTTAAAATTTGAATATCTCCATCCATATTCATTACGAGCATTGGTGTAAATGACATTGAAAATAGCTGTTGAAATACTTTTTCCTTTTCCATATATTCACCTTCGCTTATTGAGTTACTAGCTATAGTATAATATGGTAAATGTTGATTTGGCAAAATTTTTTTATTATTTAAACAATTTATATATAAGTTTGTCCTTTTCTATCTGTTATAAAAAGCTCGCACATGCGAGCAAATGAGGCCTAATCAGCAAAAACAGGTGCAGCCAATGATGATTAATAAAATAAATAGCACAACAATTAATGCAAATGACTGACCCGTTCCGCAATGATGATAACCGCCAATTGGATAGCTAATTGAATAGTGGCAAGTATCATATAGGTGGTGATAGCCTCCGTGATGGCATGGGTCGTAACAATCGTAGTTATACATAGCAATCTCTCCTCTTGTTTTTTTTATTCATTTCGTACACTGTACTTTATATGCGTTAGTTGATTGTCCTGTATGTGCATTCGCCCATTTTTTACTTTCTCTTACGCCATATTCGCCTTTTGGGCTGCAGCGTATACGAAAACAACAAAAGTAAAATACTTCCCATTACCAGTAACGTAGTAAAATCTTTCAGAAACTCAATAATGACCCCTATATACGGGAGATGGTATGCGTAGCTTCCAATCACTTTAAAAGAAGCAGGCAAAGAATCTCTTTGAGCTGTAACCAGTACATCAAGCTCTGGATTATGGGCCAGTACAAGTTCATTCTTTGAAGAAGATAATTCGTCTCTAAAGACAACTATATCTCCGCGATGCAGATGGTGATAATCCGTTTCTTGAACGGTCACGGTGAAACCAAATAGGCTTGGAACTGTACTAACAAATAAAAATGTAAAGCAGATAGCATAAAGAACAAGTACATATCGAAACGCAGAAAACATACATTTATTCATCATAGGTAATCAGCTCAATTCGCTCGGTTACTTTATTTAGCGCGGGGGTAATGTGAATAAATGAAGTAGAGCGCTCTGTAAATTGAATTAAAAGTAGCAGCAGTAAAAAACTTAACATAATTAACCGTAGCATCCGAGCATAAAAATCGCGCATGCTCTCACTCCTTTTTTCTATACTAATTTCGGTCGTACAATAAGCCTTCAGTCAATAATTTGATTCAGTATATGCACATAGAGGGCATTTGGCTCATTGTTTCTTCTTGGAGGTCTCGGGAGTGATCAGTGATCGGCATAAATTATGAATTTTAGCATATGTTTGGTTACGTATGGAAATGTTTTTATACTCCGACAATAAGGGAGCTGAACATATGGCTAATTATTCCTTTGATCAATATATTAAAAAAGCAATGAAATACGATTTTCTAGCTAACTACTATAAGTATAGTGATCCATCTAAGCATATTCATTATTATCAAAAGCATTTGTACTATATCCAGCAGGCCATCTTAACTTCTTCTGAAAATACGAATCTGCGCGTAAATCCGCCGCAAATTCGTATACTTCACGCTTCTCCAGATTCTCCATCTGTAGATATTTATATTAACAACAAACGAGTGATTCGCAACTTAACTTATAAACAAGAAACAGATTATATTGAATTACAAGAACCTGGAAGATATACAATTTCTATTTATCCCGCTGGAGAAACCGGAAGACCTGTTTTAACGGAATCATTTACATTTGAAGGAAACCAAAATTACACGGTAGCGGCGGTAGATGAACTAAACAAGCTTGATTTATTGTTTATCTATGACAATACGGATGTACCAAGTGGAGAAACAAAGCTTCGGTTTGTGCACCTTTCTCCTGATGCTCCTGCTGTAGATATTGCGGCTAGAGGCGGAGACGTCATTTTTTCCGGAGTGCAGTTTAAAGAAGTCACAAAATATTTGCCTTTGTCCCCCATGCATGTTCAACTTAGCGTACGCATAGCAGGAACCAAAAATGTAGTACTCGAAATCCCTGCACTGAACCTTCGTCCGAATCGAACATATACGGTATATGCCGTCGGATTTGCTAAGAGCCGTCCTGCATTAGAAGCGCTGATCTCCCAAGATCGTTAACAAAAAAAACCTTCCAAATTGGAAGGTTTTTTTATTCACTGCGCGAAATTAAACGTACGCGAATATCATCATTTTTCAAATCAAACTTTTGTACTTTTACAGCAAAATCACTCTCTAACTTCATCTGCTGTAACGCTACGTATACTGATTCATTCTTTGGATCAATCGTTACCCATTCTGGTAGCGCAAAGTTATTATTTACGTATCGAAGCACTGTGCGGACAGGAAGCTGCAGCTTTCCAACAGAAAGTGACTGCTGTTCAAGCACAATATCTCCATTTTTTTGTACGATTGGATCAAATGTCATTCGAATATTAATGTCATCGCCGAATACTTGAATCGTACCGTCTACTCTTACTACATCGGTGAGAGTAATTTTGTAGTTAAGCGGCTGATTCTTAAATTCTTTCTTTAAATATTTATCAATCAGTACATTTAAGTCCGCTTTTTTAGCCAAAATAGTTAGTTCTGCGTCTCCTTCTACTTTTTCAGAGGGAGTTGGATTGGCCTTGTCAACCGGTTGAAAAATAAACGCAATAATAAGGATAGCCCCTAGAACATTAATCCCTAATAACGCGATAAATAGGGTTTTCCACTTCTTCATATAACAATCTCCTTACTCGTTCCCACTCTCTTTCGTGTTTTTCTCTTTTTCATCAGATGTAACTTCTTTTACTGTTTCCTTTTTCTGATCTCCAACGAGAGGATCTTCTTCCTCCATTGATTTACTAATGCGTTCAGCCATTAGTTTGTACCCTTTTTTATTAGGGTGAAACTCGTCTTTCCCTAATAAATTTACGTCAGAATCATAAAAAATATCATCAATTTTTACATAACTTACATTATCATATTGAGAAGCAATTTTCTCGCTTGCCGCATTCCATTCATTAATAACGACATTAATTTCTTTCACATCACTTAATGATTTAAAGAATGGATTATAAAAACCAATTAAATAAATATGAGCATTAGGATTAAGCTTACGTATACGTGAAAACACGTCATTTAGACGTCTTTCATATTTTGACTGCTGTGATTCAAACGTTTTAATTGAGATATTGTAAAAGTAATCTCTTACCACTTTCATCACGTCATTGCCGCCAATCGTCAAGAAAACGATGTCTGCTCTTGATACTTCAGCTGCTACTCCCGGCTGATTTAACCTCGCTAATAGCTGATCCGTCCGGTTTCCTCTTTTGCCTAGATTCTCTGTTCGTACATTTTGCACTTCATTTTGTTTAGAAAGGTATTTAGTTAAGTATGGTACATAACCGCCTTTTTTAGACTCATCTCCTACTCCTTCTGTTAATGAGTCACCAATGGCTACAATATCTAAATCTACAGGAAAAAAGCCTTTCGGAATATGCTTTTTAGGTGTTAAATCCACTTCTTTCTGAACGGCTTCTTCTTTATTGTCCGTCGGCAAAAAAGTCGTCGTCGAACAGCTCGCTAACACCACCGCACTCATACTGCTTATCACTATACTTTTCCATTTTCTCATCATAACACCTACTAACTATGCTGTATTCTCGCTGTCACAAGCAATACTGCTTACCGCTCTGAATAACTATATCTTTATATCTTATCATACTATGTCAAGTTGATATTTTACTACGTTTCTTATATATAGTATATGTAAAAAAAAGGATAAGCATGTTTCTTTCATAAAAATATCCGCTAACACATCACTATAAAGATAGCTGTGTTTGGCGGATAGATTTGACGGATTTATAGCTCTTACTGAAGGGTTTTGATATCTTTTATCATATCTTCATAAGGAGGATCAGTCACTCCCTGATAAGATTTTTGAATGACTCCATCTTTGTCAATTAGAAAAAAATCCGTACCGTGAATAACCTGCGGATTTTCTTGCGGCTTTTTCACAATCGTTTTAAATTGGTCCAGAGCAAACTTTTCAATTTCCGCTTGTTTATAACCCGTTAAGAAATCCCAATTCGAAAAATCAGCGCCAAATTTAGTCGCATAGTCCTTCATTTTCGGTGGAGTGTCCACTTCAGGGTCTACGCTAAATGAAACAAAGCGAACGTCCAGCCCTTCATCCTTGGCCATTTTTTGTAATTTAGCCATATGAGCCGTCATTGGGGGACATACGGTTTCACAGCTTGTGAAGATAAAGTTAGCTACCCAAACGTTCCCTTTCAGCTGACTTAGCCCTACTTTCTTTTGATCTTGGTTAACATAAGAAAAAGAGTCCATCTTCCAATTGAGAGGATTTTCTATTTTGGAACCACAGGCTGTTAACATCATACAACTAATAAGCAGTAAAAAAAACAATTTATAAGACCAGCTTTTCATATGTTCCTCCTGCACGGTTAAAGTTTAGTCATAGCTAGGGAAAATCAAGGTAAACGTTGAACCTTTTCCTGGTATGCTTTCCACTTCAATTCTTCCATTCATTTGTTCGACCAGTTGATAAGACACCATCAGACCAATCCCTGTTCCTTTTTCTTTTAAAGAATAAAATGCTGTTCCCAGCCGGTTCACTTGTTCACTGGTCATGCCTATACCAGTATCTTCAATTTGAATATGTACCTGTCCTTCTCGCTTGTAAAGCCCTACTCGAAGCGTTCCTCCAGCTCTCATGGCTTCAATTCCATTTTTCATAATATTAAGCAGAATTTGATTCAATTCGTTTCGGCTGCCGCGAACATACATCTCTTCTTTTGCGTCTAATTCTATGAGTATATTATTTGTTAACAAAGCATAAGAAGATAATAAGTCTACTAAGCTTGTAATACACTCCAAGCAGTTAATAAAACGATGCTGATGAACATCCGGCTTGGCTAAAGATAAATAGTCATGAATAATCGCTTCCGCTCTGTCCATTTCGTTAATCATAAGATGAATGTAACTTAATTCAGTGTTTGAAAGCTTTGTGTTATCTTGAAAAAGCTGTAA contains the following coding sequences:
- a CDS encoding NAD(P)/FAD-dependent oxidoreductase; the encoded protein is MNSNYDVIVVGAGPAGIFTCYELTLKLPEATILLIDKGHDIYRRNCPILQKKIKKCPPAVGKKEFAGCLPACSITNGFGGAGAYSDGKFNITSEFGGWMTDYLSESQVVDLIKYVDEINLKHGATDTITDPLTDKVREIEKRGYAAGLKLLRAQVRHLGTEQNLEILKSIYEYLKEKIDMQYKTEVADLITEKEDGQHIVRGIELKNGERITADKVVVSPGRDGSKWMSDLLKKRRLKMINNQVDIGVRVETSNVVMEEINKHLYEGKFIYNTSVGTRVRTFCSNPSGHVVVENHSGIMLANGHAYKDPKLGSQNTNFALLVSHKFSDPFDQPNEYAHEVSRLANMLSNGGLVVQKYGDILKGRRSTATRIKEGFLEPTLKEAVPGDLGLVLPYNTMKSLIEMTEALDHVTPGLASEHTLFYGVEAKFYSARPKLNDKFETEISGLYVGGDGAGITRGLAQASACGVWVARDIVEKLKNRKASSEPVTV
- a CDS encoding SCO family protein; this translates as MKSWSYKLFFLLLISCMMLTACGSKIENPLNWKMDSFSYVNQDQKKVGLSQLKGNVWVANFIFTSCETVCPPMTAHMAKLQKMAKDEGLDVRFVSFSVDPEVDTPPKMKDYATKFGADFSNWDFLTGYKQAEIEKFALDQFKTIVKKPQENPQVIHGTDFFLIDKDGVIQKSYQGVTDPPYEDMIKDIKTLQ
- a CDS encoding YjcZ family sporulation protein, with the translated sequence MYNYDCYDPCHHGGYHHLYDTCHYSISYPIGGYHHCGTGQSFALIVVLFILLIIIGCTCFC
- a CDS encoding dicarboxylate/amino acid:cation symporter translates to MKLSTKIIIALIAGAVVGVLINAFAPSAFASLDKYLFTPLGQIFLSLIKMLVVPIVFFSITLGVAGLGDPKKLGRIGAKTVSYFLVTTTVAIIIGLILAYAIKPGTFGSFDTKNASFEAEKAPPVGETFLNMIPVNPIQAMAEGNMLQLIVFSIFIGFGITMLGSKTKGLYNLLEQGNELMMYLVNLVMKFAPYGTFGLLATAVGSQGWEAIKAMGLYMIVVVLALFIHSIVTYGGSVALMARRNPIEFFKGFAPAMTVGFSTSSSNATLPISMNVAQKNLRVPESISSFVQPLGATINMDGTAIMQGVATIFIAQVYGVDLSLGALVTVVLTAVLASIGTAGVPGVGLIMLAMVLSSVGLPVAGIGLIIGIDRLLDMLRTSVNITGDAACAVIVAESEAKRIDKSVTQSA
- a CDS encoding SGNH/GDSL hydrolase family protein is translated as MMRKWKSIVISSMSAVVLASCSTTTFLPTDNKEEAVQKEVDLTPKKHIPKGFFPVDLDIVAIGDSLTEGVGDESKKGGYVPYLTKYLSKQNEVQNVRTENLGKRGNRTDQLLARLNQPGVAAEVSRADIVFLTIGGNDVMKVVRDYFYNISIKTFESQQSKYERRLNDVFSRIRKLNPNAHIYLIGFYNPFFKSLSDVKEINVVINEWNAASEKIASQYDNVSYVKIDDIFYDSDVNLLGKDEFHPNKKGYKLMAERISKSMEEEDPLVGDQKKETVKEVTSDEKEKNTKESGNE
- a CDS encoding aspartate aminotransferase family protein; the protein is MNKTHVIKPLLDDDYPVISYGKGIYLYDQDGKRYIDASSGAVTASIGHGVKEIIDAMTDQAQKVAFVYRSQFTSDPTEALAKKLCELSSNHFQWSFFVNSGTEATETAMKTAIQHFQEQGKPTKTKVLSRWMSYHGITIGALSMSGHVGRRKRFSSLLEDYPSVSPPYCYRCPFHQTYPSCNLACANELETVIKRTGPEHIAAFITEPIVGAAGAALTPPPGYYEVIREICDKYDVLWIADEVMTGVGRTGVMFAYEHWGVKPDIMTLGKGVGAGYTPIAVTLASSKTIEPIMNGSKLIMSGHTLSANPLSSAIGIAVLTYIEKHDLVQEAALKGDYLVGELKKLQLLYPIIGDIRGKGLLVGLELVQNPKTKEPFSSSENMTARVISKAQKNGLLLYPSQAGTDGVEGDGIIIAPPFTITHRQLDEVVDLLSKTLHEVQNEKQRNEVK
- a CDS encoding YpmS family protein, whose product is MKKWKTLFIALLGINVLGAILIIAFIFQPVDKANPTPSEKVEGDAELTILAKKADLNVLIDKYLKKEFKNQPLNYKITLTDVVRVDGTIQVFGDDINIRMTFDPIVQKNGDIVLEQQSLSVGKLQLPVRTVLRYVNNNFALPEWVTIDPKNESVYVALQQMKLESDFAVKVQKFDLKNDDIRVRLISRSE
- a CDS encoding ATP-binding protein, producing MEKEKVFQQLFSMSFTPMLVMNMDGDIQILNEACCHLFKTTEERLLSCNVFEEPNRFFIEKHEVEPLRKQEEEVVLLKKKVDQQFPMHIHIQRTEGDIPLLVVQWKEFSSSIEKQEEVIRKMKQYKQFVQQSQDAFIVTREGRIQYLNPAGVKLLGGEKKEEYIGRPWLHFIHPEHLEIVKERMVQLMNGMSVRPRVDVKLLTKKGVVIIESSATKIKFEGQDAIQYIIRDVTDRKKYDEMASKSEKLTMVSKLAAGVAHEIRNPMTAIKGFIQLLKASKQYNEEYNDIMLEELNRVESIIQEFLTLAKPKIENSYHPKSLNQIIRHVTLLLDTHANYKNCRIINEISDEITIFCEENALKQVFINLIQNALESMSKGTVKVTVEKRNEYGMVIIEDEGCGIDEQSLARLGEPFYSTKQTGTGLGLMISYRIIEQHQGHISFASKVGVGTKVEIALPYIKEPVNIL
- a CDS encoding DUF4397 domain-containing protein; translation: MANYSFDQYIKKAMKYDFLANYYKYSDPSKHIHYYQKHLYYIQQAILTSSENTNLRVNPPQIRILHASPDSPSVDIYINNKRVIRNLTYKQETDYIELQEPGRYTISIYPAGETGRPVLTESFTFEGNQNYTVAAVDELNKLDLLFIYDNTDVPSGETKLRFVHLSPDAPAVDIAARGGDVIFSGVQFKEVTKYLPLSPMHVQLSVRIAGTKNVVLEIPALNLRPNRTYTVYAVGFAKSRPALEALISQDR
- a CDS encoding CoA transferase subunit A, with amino-acid sequence MTKVENSFQKITTVEQAIEYVDHAATLMIGGFGGVGSPPSLIDGLIESGKSNFTLICNDSGFPHIGAGKLVSQGRIQKLIASHIGSNPVAGTLMTEEKLEVEFSPQGTLAERIRAGGVGLGGVLIDVGIENDIIQFGKEKVEIDGKTFLVEKPLTADVAFVYAKKADPFGNLLYDKSARNTNPLMAMAGRITIAEVDEIVPLGDIDPENVMTSGVFVDYIVPSKGVNWKWVWE